A stretch of DNA from Dokdonia sp. PRO95:
TACCAGCACCTAACAAGAAATTGAAAGGTAAAATTGTAGACGTAATAGAAAAGGGATATAAACTAGGAGACAAGATTATCCGGTTTCCTAAAGTAGTTACGGGACAATAAATTTAAAATGATTTATGTCGTAGTGTGGTGTAAAAGCGATATTACGATTGCAATAGATTAAGAGTGCTCAGTAACGCTGAGCTTTGATTATGAAAGAAGATTTTTACGACATATTAGGTATCTCAAAAGGAGCCACAGCAGCCGAAATTAAAAAAGCATACCGAAAGAAAGCGGTGCAATATCACCCAGATAAAAACCCTGGCGATGATACTGCAGAGGCAAACTTTAAGAAAGCTGCAGAGGCATATGAAGTGCTTAGCGATGATAACAAGCGTGCTCGTTATGATCAATACGGACATCAAGCCTTTGAAGGAGGCGCTGGTGGTGGTGGCTTCGGTGGCGGAGGTATGAATATGGATGATATTTTCAGTCAGTTTGGAGATATTTTCGGCGGTGCTTTTGGCGGCGGTGGAGGTGGTTTTTCTGGATTTGGTGGTGGCGGCGGTCAGCGTCGAGTGAAGGGAAGCAACCTACGTATTCGTGTAAAACTTACTATTGAAGAAATTGCAAACGGCGTTGAGAAAAAAATCAAGGTCAAGCGTAAAAAGCAAGCGGCAGGAGTTTCATATAAAACGTGTACAACCTGTAATGGTGCTGGACAAGTAACAAAAATCCAGAATACTATTTTAGGTCGTATGCAAACAAGCGCTCCTTGTACTACTTGTGGTGGAGCAGGGCAGATGATTGATAAACGTCCAGCAGGGGCAGATGCACAAGGTCTTGTAGTTGAAGAAGAGACAGTAAGTATCAAAATACCAGCAGGAGTTGTAGATGGAATGCAGCTCAAGGTTACGGGAAAAGGTAATGAAGCACCAGGAAATGGTATTGCAGGAGATTTACTTGTAGCAATAGAAGAAAAAGATCACGAGTTCTTACAAAGAGAAGGCGATAACCTTCACCTAGATCTTTACATTAGTATTAGTGAAGCAGTGCTAGGTACTTCAAAAGAGATTGATACTGTTACTGGAAAAGTACGCATCAAGATAGAAGAAGGCGTGCAGAGTGGTAAAATATTACGCTTGCGTGGTAAAGGTATTCCATCTATAAATGGCTATGGTAAAGGAGATTTACTTGTACATGTAAATGTATGGACGCCTAAAACACTTAATAAAGAGCAAAAGCAGTTTTTTGAGAAGATGGCTGCAGATGATAACTTTACACCAAACCCAGAAACTGGAGATAAGTCATTCTTTGAAAAAGTTAAAGATATGTTCTCATAATGTGAAACTTTCAAATTTTGTGAAACCAAAATTATTAGGTTCATAAAAAAAACTTATATTTGAATAACGTTAAACAATGTTTGACGTTATTTTTCTTTTTCATAGCAATTTTTTTTCCCATCCTGAACTTACGTCTAGGGTGGGTTTTGCTTTTAGGACGTTTTGTAATTATCTTTTTTATAACGTACAGCCGCTTTCGGCGTTGTAATAAGATCATTTTCTGTGTAGTGTCTTTAATAAAACTCCTAAATTATAGCTAACAGTTATGTCTTCGTCAGGTCATATTCCTATCTTAGCTTGATTAACTATTATCTATGAATTCATTACTCGTTGCAGATACTGTCTCAAAGAA
This window harbors:
- the dnaJ gene encoding molecular chaperone DnaJ, whose product is MKEDFYDILGISKGATAAEIKKAYRKKAVQYHPDKNPGDDTAEANFKKAAEAYEVLSDDNKRARYDQYGHQAFEGGAGGGGFGGGGMNMDDIFSQFGDIFGGAFGGGGGGFSGFGGGGGQRRVKGSNLRIRVKLTIEEIANGVEKKIKVKRKKQAAGVSYKTCTTCNGAGQVTKIQNTILGRMQTSAPCTTCGGAGQMIDKRPAGADAQGLVVEEETVSIKIPAGVVDGMQLKVTGKGNEAPGNGIAGDLLVAIEEKDHEFLQREGDNLHLDLYISISEAVLGTSKEIDTVTGKVRIKIEEGVQSGKILRLRGKGIPSINGYGKGDLLVHVNVWTPKTLNKEQKQFFEKMAADDNFTPNPETGDKSFFEKVKDMFS